The Corynebacterium renale genome includes a region encoding these proteins:
- a CDS encoding TIGR03089 family protein — MELLAHILNDDPAAPRVTVYNETTGARLDFSGHTLDNWAAKVANMLYEEFDLEPGSRITIDLPVGWQAIAIALGAVAAGIEFGFGEPASDSEVHFTNPDRAAELGLDPATIDVVLVTDDPFGRGVEETGGTVPAGMIDFGPTVRFFGDQFFSPTPALADHPSQWEPGARVLSTGWTDTDSFDHVVLQPLASGGSVVIVSGLTTPERLAHIAKTEKITDQV; from the coding sequence ATGGAACTCTTGGCGCACATTCTCAACGACGACCCCGCCGCCCCGCGCGTAACCGTGTACAACGAGACCACCGGGGCCCGCCTCGACTTCTCCGGCCACACCCTGGACAACTGGGCGGCCAAAGTGGCGAACATGCTCTACGAAGAATTCGACCTCGAACCCGGCAGTCGCATCACGATCGACCTCCCCGTCGGCTGGCAAGCCATCGCCATCGCATTAGGCGCCGTGGCCGCCGGCATAGAATTCGGGTTCGGCGAACCAGCCTCTGATTCCGAGGTCCACTTCACCAACCCAGACCGCGCCGCCGAGCTCGGCCTCGACCCCGCCACCATCGACGTAGTGCTTGTCACCGACGATCCCTTCGGCCGTGGCGTCGAAGAAACCGGCGGAACTGTTCCTGCCGGAATGATCGACTTCGGCCCCACAGTCCGCTTCTTCGGCGACCAATTCTTCTCCCCCACCCCAGCACTCGCGGACCACCCCAGCCAGTGGGAACCCGGTGCCCGCGTCCTGTCCACCGGGTGGACAGATACCGACAGCTTCGACCACGTAGTTCTGCAACCCCTAGCAAGCGGCGGATCGGTGGTCATCGTCTCTGGCTTAACGACGCCCGAACGCCTCGCCCATATCGCCAAGACGGAGAAAATCACCGATCAGGTGTAG
- a CDS encoding metallopeptidase family protein yields the protein MYVRPFHDRHGRGLRGPLTPTAVPSYRTRAEHFDRAVLHAYAPLVARFPEQLAHVDLAVDTIPRMNLRADMPLFSDEIVADGPVPLGRILPAGVDSQGRPTRTRFVVFRMPIEQRCETAWERKDLLSLVVTALVASYLNVDPRTIKPDFEL from the coding sequence ATGTATGTCCGCCCTTTTCATGACCGGCACGGCCGTGGTCTACGTGGCCCGCTGACTCCGACGGCGGTTCCTTCCTATAGAACGCGCGCTGAGCATTTTGATCGCGCGGTGCTGCACGCCTACGCCCCTTTGGTGGCCCGCTTCCCGGAGCAGTTAGCACACGTGGATTTGGCGGTAGACACGATTCCGCGTATGAATTTGCGCGCCGATATGCCGTTATTTTCCGACGAGATTGTTGCCGACGGCCCTGTTCCGCTCGGCCGCATTTTGCCGGCGGGCGTAGATAGTCAGGGACGCCCTACCCGCACACGGTTCGTAGTGTTCCGCATGCCGATTGAACAGCGTTGTGAAACTGCATGGGAACGCAAGGACCTACTCTCCCTTGTGGTGACGGCCCTCGTAGCGAGTTACCTGAATGTGGACCCGCGCACCATTAAGCCGGACTTCGAGCTATAG
- the manA gene encoding mannose-6-phosphate isomerase, class I: MSVYKLEGAYRSYPWGSRTLIAGLRGEPVPSTRPEAELWFGAHPGAPSYVDGTPLDQIIAQNPQQTLGTSLADDHPAALPFLVKLLAADQPLSLQAHPSKQQAEDGYDREDSAGIPVDAPQRNYKDRNHKPEVIIALTEFTAMVGFRPLDKTMELFTALDCPLASRYVAMVDATGDEEAGLRALFTTWISLPRSAREELISAIMESASALGQRGDWIGDVLNNAAALNERYPGDVGVLGSLLLNLVTLQPGEALFLDAGNLHAYVSGLGVEVMANSDNVLRGGLTSKYVDVGELVRVLKFQSLSDPRVPEGPNGYEVPVDDFTVRRLNIEPGHDCTADVTGPVIALCTRGRAQIGDVMVPQGNAVWIPAESDAVTLSAENAPAEIFWVTC, translated from the coding sequence ATGAGCGTGTACAAGCTCGAAGGCGCATACCGTTCTTACCCGTGGGGTTCGCGTACCCTCATCGCAGGGCTCCGCGGCGAGCCCGTACCATCAACCCGGCCCGAGGCAGAGTTGTGGTTCGGCGCACACCCCGGCGCCCCTTCGTACGTCGATGGCACCCCACTGGACCAGATCATCGCACAGAACCCACAGCAGACACTTGGCACTTCGCTTGCCGACGACCATCCGGCCGCCCTCCCGTTCCTGGTCAAACTCCTTGCTGCTGATCAGCCGCTTTCTTTGCAGGCGCACCCTTCAAAGCAGCAAGCAGAAGACGGTTATGACCGTGAGGACTCCGCAGGCATACCGGTCGACGCACCACAGCGTAATTACAAGGACCGCAACCACAAACCCGAAGTCATCATCGCGTTGACCGAGTTCACGGCGATGGTGGGATTCCGCCCCTTGGACAAGACGATGGAACTCTTCACGGCGTTGGATTGCCCATTGGCCAGCCGTTATGTCGCTATGGTGGATGCGACTGGGGATGAGGAAGCGGGGTTGCGTGCGCTTTTTACCACCTGGATTTCATTGCCACGTTCGGCCCGCGAAGAGCTCATTTCCGCAATCATGGAAAGCGCGAGCGCTCTGGGCCAGCGAGGTGACTGGATCGGTGACGTCTTAAACAACGCTGCCGCATTGAATGAACGCTATCCCGGCGACGTAGGCGTGCTGGGTTCCCTATTGCTTAACCTTGTGACTCTCCAGCCAGGTGAGGCGCTGTTCTTGGACGCCGGCAATCTGCATGCTTACGTCAGTGGTCTGGGCGTTGAGGTGATGGCTAACTCCGACAACGTGCTACGCGGCGGCCTGACTTCTAAATACGTGGATGTTGGAGAGCTTGTTCGGGTCCTGAAATTCCAGTCGTTGAGCGATCCCCGCGTGCCCGAAGGGCCGAACGGCTACGAGGTTCCGGTTGACGATTTCACCGTGCGCCGCCTTAATATCGAGCCAGGTCACGACTGTACTGCAGATGTCACCGGTCCCGTCATCGCACTATGTACCCGTGGGCGCGCGCAGATTGGTGACGTCATGGTTCCGCAAGGCAATGCTGTGTGGATTCCAGCTGAATCCGACGCCGTCACGCTTTCCGCGGAAAATGCGCCGGCAGAAATTTTCTGGGTCACCTGCTAA
- a CDS encoding YdcF family protein, with amino-acid sequence MRALLVLGCKVHDHGVSTLLESRLECALRIADQHRYLPIVVSGAGEAEAMAQWLVAHGIPKSRVVVEPTATSTNENIERASALLPEATRWWIGTSDFHVWRTRMWAWHLGVRAKVTGARTPAEVRVKNYVREMGALPHSALRVAWRRLKWRLVHYT; translated from the coding sequence GTGCGCGCCCTCTTGGTGCTGGGCTGCAAAGTCCACGACCACGGGGTCAGCACCCTGCTGGAGTCCCGCCTGGAGTGCGCACTACGTATCGCTGACCAGCACCGCTACCTACCCATCGTTGTCTCCGGGGCCGGCGAAGCAGAAGCGATGGCGCAGTGGCTGGTAGCACACGGTATCCCGAAATCACGCGTGGTGGTGGAACCTACGGCAACGTCGACCAACGAAAATATTGAACGAGCCAGCGCACTCCTCCCCGAGGCCACGCGGTGGTGGATTGGCACCAGTGACTTCCACGTGTGGCGCACACGCATGTGGGCCTGGCACCTCGGAGTTCGCGCGAAGGTAACGGGGGCGCGCACCCCAGCTGAAGTGCGCGTGAAAAACTACGTGCGTGAAATGGGTGCATTGCCGCACTCGGCGCTGCGCGTGGCCTGGCGGCGGTTGAAATGGCGCCTAGTCCACTACACCTGA
- a CDS encoding LCP family protein encodes MPTRIEQAGSGISKTLIAVMSVLVLVVGGLGYFSVGRLGNEVASASNLSLGGGQGVKDAKDGATDILLVGSDSRRDAQGNPLSEQELAALNAGVEDGEYNTDTIMVIRVPNDGSSATAVSIPRDTYVNEGDFGNMKINGVFSTHMNNEREELMNAGVTDEDTLVRRSTEAGRKGLIDAVSRLTGVEVDHYAEIGLVGFVLLTDALGGVDVCLNNDVYDEFSGANFHAGVQTLNGHEALAFVRQRHGLPRGDLDRVVRQQAFMASMVNKVLSAGTLTSPSKLSDLSTAAERSVIIDEGWDIVSFATQLAGLAGGNVTFSTIPVTSVDGVGDYGESIVTVDVDQVHAFMDDLLGEEESAEETPTQEAPAGGVAVTDKEIHVLNAGGPQGLAAGVGSYLANAGNTVVETANAMPGLYSASQVLAPSESDPDALALAEALGGLPVVANASLDANTLIVVTANDYTGPRDENAEDIQPDPEDAVGQPGADFGAAEVAPTIDAGGNGPRCVN; translated from the coding sequence ATGCCCACGCGTATCGAACAAGCAGGCTCTGGCATCAGCAAAACTCTCATCGCGGTCATGTCTGTCCTCGTCCTGGTCGTGGGTGGGCTCGGCTACTTCTCTGTGGGGCGGCTGGGTAACGAGGTGGCGTCGGCAAGCAACTTGAGCTTGGGCGGTGGCCAAGGCGTCAAGGACGCCAAAGACGGTGCGACGGACATCCTGCTCGTCGGTTCGGACTCACGCAGGGACGCCCAAGGCAACCCCTTAAGTGAACAGGAACTCGCCGCCCTAAACGCCGGTGTCGAAGACGGCGAATACAACACCGACACCATCATGGTTATCCGCGTGCCCAACGACGGATCCTCTGCCACCGCCGTGTCCATCCCCCGTGACACCTACGTCAACGAGGGCGACTTCGGCAACATGAAGATCAACGGCGTCTTCTCCACCCACATGAACAATGAGCGCGAAGAGCTCATGAATGCCGGCGTCACCGACGAGGACACGCTGGTCCGACGTTCTACCGAAGCCGGCCGTAAAGGCCTCATCGACGCAGTCTCGCGGCTGACCGGAGTCGAGGTCGACCACTACGCCGAAATTGGGCTTGTCGGTTTTGTGTTGCTTACCGACGCCCTCGGTGGCGTAGACGTCTGCCTGAACAATGACGTGTACGACGAGTTCTCCGGCGCAAACTTCCACGCCGGCGTACAAACCCTCAACGGGCACGAAGCACTAGCCTTCGTCCGCCAACGTCACGGCCTCCCCCGCGGGGACCTCGACCGCGTTGTCCGCCAGCAAGCATTCATGGCTTCCATGGTCAACAAGGTCCTGTCCGCCGGCACCCTGACCAGCCCCTCCAAACTTTCCGACCTTTCGACTGCAGCGGAACGCTCCGTCATCATCGACGAAGGCTGGGACATCGTCTCCTTTGCCACCCAACTCGCAGGCCTTGCCGGCGGCAACGTCACCTTCTCCACCATCCCCGTCACCTCCGTCGACGGCGTCGGCGACTACGGCGAATCCATCGTCACCGTCGACGTCGACCAAGTACACGCGTTCATGGACGACCTCCTCGGCGAAGAAGAATCCGCTGAAGAAACCCCCACCCAGGAAGCACCAGCTGGTGGCGTCGCGGTCACCGACAAGGAAATCCACGTCCTCAACGCAGGCGGCCCGCAAGGCCTGGCAGCCGGCGTGGGATCCTACCTGGCGAATGCCGGAAACACTGTCGTGGAAACAGCAAACGCGATGCCTGGGCTGTACAGCGCCTCGCAGGTGCTGGCGCCGTCGGAAAGCGACCCGGATGCGCTCGCCCTTGCTGAAGCCCTCGGCGGCCTGCCCGTCGTTGCCAATGCTTCCTTGGATGCGAACACGCTGATTGTGGTCACCGCCAACGACTACACCGGCCCACGCGACGAGAACGCCGAAGACATCCAACCCGACCCCGAAGATGCCGTCGGCCAGCCCGGTGCAGACTTCGGCGCCGCAGAAGTCGCCCCCACCATCGACGCCGGCGGCAACGGCCCACGCTGCGTCAACTAG
- the rfbD gene encoding dTDP-4-dehydrorhamnose reductase, with translation MEKKRIVVTGAAGQLGQALAMHPDALPAVFATREDLPLAAAETSPLLDGVDIIINAAAYTLVDAAESHPDAAWEVNAAGPAALARRAEREKAHLIHVSTDYVFGQAPAREPLRPCDPPRPVSVYGQTKLEGEIPVLAGGGTVIRTAWVYSGNLLPEHKDFVSTMLRLAAGEAPVRVVDDQIGSPTFVGDLAGAIWHEARALRPGIFHATGAGRASWADVARAVFEEAGYDPNRVERITTAEYPTPAQRPAWSVLHSDYALPQWRDGIARAVAGRL, from the coding sequence ATGGAAAAGAAGCGGATTGTTGTCACTGGCGCTGCCGGCCAGCTAGGTCAGGCTTTGGCAATGCACCCCGATGCGTTGCCGGCGGTGTTCGCAACCAGGGAGGACCTGCCGCTTGCAGCCGCGGAGACCAGCCCGCTGCTCGACGGCGTGGACATCATCATCAACGCTGCTGCATACACGCTTGTCGACGCCGCCGAGTCCCACCCGGACGCCGCCTGGGAAGTCAACGCCGCCGGCCCGGCAGCGCTGGCCAGGCGCGCGGAGCGGGAGAAAGCGCACCTTATCCATGTGTCAACCGATTACGTGTTTGGCCAGGCACCGGCGCGTGAGCCGTTGCGTCCATGCGACCCACCGCGCCCGGTGAGCGTGTACGGCCAGACGAAGCTAGAAGGGGAGATCCCCGTCCTTGCCGGCGGTGGCACCGTGATCCGTACGGCGTGGGTTTATTCAGGCAACCTGCTTCCGGAGCACAAGGATTTTGTGTCAACGATGCTGCGGTTGGCGGCGGGGGAGGCCCCTGTCCGCGTGGTCGACGATCAAATCGGCAGCCCCACCTTCGTCGGCGATCTAGCAGGCGCTATCTGGCACGAAGCCCGCGCCCTGCGTCCTGGAATCTTCCACGCCACCGGCGCGGGGCGGGCCTCGTGGGCGGACGTCGCCCGCGCAGTCTTCGAAGAAGCAGGCTACGACCCCAACCGTGTAGAACGCATCACCACCGCCGAATATCCCACGCCTGCGCAGCGCCCGGCATGGTCCGTGTTGCACAGCGATTACGCACTACCTCAGTGGCGTGACGGTATTGCCCGCGCGGTAGCCGGTAGACTCTGA
- a CDS encoding sugar phosphate nucleotidyltransferase has translation MVNPAATDAVILVGGKGTRLRPLTVNTPKPMLPTAGFPFLQHLLARIKAAGITHVVLGTSFKAEVFEEYFGDGSDMGLEIEYVVEETALGTGGAIRNVYDHLRHDTVMVFNGDVLGGTDLHAILDTHATTGADVTMHLVRVSDPRAFGCVPTDADGRVLEFLEKTQDPPTDQINAGCYVFRREIIADIPAGRAVSVERDTFPQLLESGRKVYGHVDQAYWRDMGRPEDFVQGSSDLVRGIAPSPLLEGRTGEAFVDESAGIAGGALLLGGTTIGRGVEVGAGCRIDDSVLFEGVTVEPGAIIRGSIIAAGVTIGANSRLENCVIGEGAVIGARCELQGGMRVWPGVHIPDTGIRFSTDA, from the coding sequence ATGGTAAATCCAGCGGCAACAGATGCTGTGATTCTGGTCGGTGGCAAGGGCACGCGCCTGCGGCCCCTGACCGTGAACACACCAAAGCCGATGCTGCCGACAGCCGGGTTCCCTTTCCTGCAACACCTGCTTGCGCGCATCAAAGCGGCGGGCATCACCCACGTTGTGTTGGGTACCTCTTTCAAAGCAGAGGTGTTTGAGGAATACTTCGGCGACGGCTCCGACATGGGGCTCGAGATCGAATACGTCGTTGAGGAGACCGCCCTGGGGACGGGTGGCGCGATCCGTAACGTGTACGACCACTTGCGTCACGACACCGTCATGGTGTTCAACGGGGATGTCCTCGGCGGCACGGACCTGCATGCAATCTTGGATACGCACGCCACAACCGGCGCGGACGTGACCATGCACCTAGTGCGCGTTTCGGACCCACGTGCTTTCGGGTGCGTGCCTACCGACGCGGACGGCCGTGTTCTGGAGTTCCTCGAAAAGACCCAAGACCCACCAACTGACCAAATCAACGCCGGCTGCTACGTCTTCCGCCGCGAGATTATCGCCGATATCCCCGCAGGACGCGCGGTGTCCGTAGAGCGCGATACCTTCCCGCAGCTGCTGGAAAGTGGCCGCAAGGTTTACGGTCACGTGGATCAGGCGTACTGGCGCGACATGGGCCGCCCCGAAGATTTCGTGCAGGGGTCTTCGGATTTGGTGCGCGGCATTGCCCCCTCGCCACTGTTGGAAGGGCGTACGGGGGAGGCGTTCGTCGACGAATCCGCAGGCATTGCTGGTGGGGCGCTCCTGCTTGGCGGGACGACGATCGGACGCGGCGTCGAAGTGGGCGCCGGCTGCCGGATCGACGATTCCGTCCTCTTCGAAGGTGTGACCGTAGAACCTGGCGCGATTATTCGTGGTTCCATCATCGCTGCCGGCGTGACGATCGGTGCGAACAGTCGTCTCGAGAATTGCGTGATCGGCGAAGGCGCAGTTATCGGTGCGCGCTGCGAGTTGCAGGGCGGTATGCGAGTCTGGCCGGGCGTCCATATTCCGGACACAGGGATTCGCTTCTCGACGGACGCATAA
- the purE gene encoding 5-(carboxyamino)imidazole ribonucleotide mutase, with protein MSTAPQVGLIMGSDSDWPTVEPAAQALAEFGIRFEVGVMSAHRTPERMLSYAKTAHERGLQVIIACAGGAAHLPGMVAAATPLPVIGIPRALETLDGLDSLLSIVQMPGGVPVATVSIGGAKNAGLLAARIIGAGDPEIRQKMVEYQENMADEVVRKDLALKTRLLGE; from the coding sequence GTGTCTACAGCACCTCAGGTTGGGCTCATCATGGGCTCAGATTCCGACTGGCCTACCGTCGAACCCGCAGCCCAGGCCCTGGCCGAATTTGGTATCCGCTTCGAAGTGGGTGTGATGAGCGCTCACCGCACCCCAGAACGCATGCTGTCGTACGCCAAAACCGCACATGAGCGTGGCTTGCAGGTCATCATCGCGTGCGCCGGCGGGGCAGCGCACTTGCCCGGTATGGTCGCGGCGGCCACGCCACTTCCAGTGATTGGCATTCCGCGCGCTTTGGAAACCCTGGACGGTTTGGATTCCCTGCTGTCTATCGTCCAGATGCCCGGTGGTGTGCCGGTGGCAACCGTGTCTATCGGTGGGGCGAAAAACGCCGGTCTGCTCGCTGCCCGCATCATCGGTGCCGGTGACCCCGAGATTCGCCAGAAGATGGTGGAATATCAAGAAAACATGGCCGACGAGGTCGTGCGCAAAGACTTAGCCTTGAAGACTCGCCTGTTAGGCGAATAA
- a CDS encoding phosphomannomutase/phosphoglucomutase encodes MRDRNQLAGVIKAYDVRGVVGKDIDAEFVREVGEAFGQLMRGEGETTVAIGHDMRPSSPELSDAFAEGVAAQGLNVVKIGLASTDELYFASGTLDCAGAMFTASHNPAEYNGIKLCRAGARPVGQESGLQDITDALVEGVPAYDGPSGEISEREMLDAYGEYLRELVDLSEIRPLVVAVDAANGMGGHTVPEVFKGLPLDIKPLYFELDGTFPNHEANPLDPKNLVDLQAFVRETGADIGLAFDGDADRCFVVDENGEPVTPSSICALVAERYLKKYPGATIIHNLITSKSVPEVVEENGGVPVRTRVGHSFIKATMAEKQAVFGGEHSAHYYFTEFWNADSGILAAMHVLAALGSYEGTLSELMDQYNRYVPSGEINSTVDDQEATTEAVIDAFAERAESVDTLDGVTIQLKDTPAWFNVRASNTEPLLRLNAEAPTEQEITALTEEVLGIIRG; translated from the coding sequence ATGCGCGATCGCAACCAGCTTGCGGGAGTAATTAAGGCCTACGACGTCCGTGGTGTCGTAGGCAAGGATATTGACGCAGAGTTCGTCCGCGAGGTCGGTGAAGCCTTCGGTCAGCTCATGCGCGGTGAAGGTGAAACCACCGTCGCTATCGGCCACGATATGCGCCCCTCCTCCCCGGAGCTCTCCGACGCCTTCGCTGAGGGCGTAGCAGCCCAGGGCCTTAACGTGGTCAAGATCGGCCTTGCATCCACCGATGAGCTCTACTTCGCATCCGGAACCTTGGACTGCGCCGGTGCCATGTTTACCGCCAGCCACAACCCAGCCGAATACAACGGCATTAAACTGTGCCGCGCGGGTGCGCGCCCTGTTGGGCAAGAATCCGGCCTCCAGGACATCACCGACGCGCTCGTCGAAGGCGTTCCTGCCTACGACGGCCCATCCGGTGAGATTTCCGAGCGCGAGATGCTCGACGCCTATGGGGAATACTTGCGTGAGCTCGTGGACTTGAGCGAGATTCGCCCGCTTGTCGTCGCAGTTGACGCAGCCAACGGCATGGGCGGCCACACCGTGCCTGAGGTGTTCAAGGGCCTGCCGCTGGACATCAAGCCCCTCTACTTTGAGCTCGACGGCACCTTCCCGAACCACGAGGCCAATCCGCTCGACCCCAAGAACCTGGTTGACCTGCAAGCTTTCGTGCGTGAGACCGGTGCAGACATTGGGCTCGCCTTCGACGGTGACGCCGACCGCTGCTTCGTCGTCGATGAAAACGGTGAGCCCGTCACGCCGTCGTCAATCTGCGCGCTTGTTGCAGAGCGTTACCTGAAGAAGTACCCAGGGGCCACGATTATTCACAACCTGATCACCTCGAAGAGCGTGCCTGAGGTCGTGGAAGAGAACGGTGGCGTGCCAGTACGGACCCGAGTCGGCCACTCCTTCATCAAGGCGACGATGGCGGAGAAGCAAGCCGTCTTCGGTGGCGAGCACTCCGCCCACTACTACTTCACCGAATTCTGGAACGCGGACTCCGGAATTCTGGCCGCTATGCATGTGCTTGCAGCCCTAGGTAGCTACGAAGGCACTCTGTCGGAACTCATGGATCAGTACAACCGCTACGTTCCATCCGGGGAAATTAATTCCACGGTCGATGACCAGGAAGCCACCACCGAGGCCGTTATTGACGCGTTCGCTGAGCGCGCGGAAAGCGTAGATACTCTCGACGGCGTGACCATCCAGCTCAAGGACACTCCGGCCTGGTTCAACGTGCGCGCTTCCAACACGGAGCCACTACTGCGCTTGAACGCAGAAGCTCCAACGGAGCAGGAGATTACCGCTCTCACCGAGGAAGTCTTGGGGATTATTCGCGGCTAA
- a CDS encoding glycosyltransferase family 2 protein, whose amino-acid sequence MSSHAPKKATESSAPTLGVVTVTFSPGEHLGKLVDSLPTATDRDVQLILADNGSTDGSPEEQARKHPDWVTFFPTGGNIGYGAAMNEGAAQLRGEVASDYLLLVNPDVVFHEGAIDAMIRCAEAHPRAGVVGPKIIDIDGSIYPSARAIPTLRNGIGHALLSSVWPNNPWTRAYKDGERMDSEREAGWLSGSCMLVRWDAFEEVGGFDERYFMYLEDVDLCDRLGRAGWSSVWCPDAVIEHARGHVASTHTAITVPAHHDSAYRFLADRLPAWWQAPVRWVLKVGLKVRSALIQRNAH is encoded by the coding sequence ATGAGTAGCCACGCCCCAAAGAAAGCAACAGAATCCTCCGCCCCAACCTTGGGCGTGGTGACGGTGACTTTCTCCCCCGGCGAGCACCTAGGCAAACTGGTGGATTCCCTGCCCACGGCCACGGATCGGGACGTGCAGCTCATCCTGGCGGATAACGGTTCTACCGACGGCTCCCCGGAAGAACAAGCACGCAAGCATCCTGATTGGGTCACCTTCTTCCCGACGGGCGGGAACATCGGCTACGGCGCCGCAATGAACGAAGGTGCTGCCCAACTTCGCGGCGAGGTCGCCTCCGACTACCTCCTCCTGGTCAACCCTGACGTGGTTTTTCACGAGGGCGCTATTGATGCCATGATCCGCTGCGCGGAGGCGCACCCGCGCGCCGGTGTGGTGGGCCCAAAGATTATTGATATCGACGGTTCCATCTACCCTTCAGCGCGCGCAATCCCGACGCTGCGTAACGGTATCGGGCACGCGCTCCTCAGTTCAGTGTGGCCGAATAACCCGTGGACACGTGCGTACAAGGATGGGGAACGCATGGATTCCGAGCGCGAAGCCGGCTGGCTGTCTGGGTCGTGCATGCTTGTTCGCTGGGATGCTTTCGAGGAGGTCGGAGGCTTCGACGAACGGTACTTTATGTACCTCGAGGACGTTGACCTGTGTGACCGGCTGGGCAGGGCAGGGTGGTCGAGTGTCTGGTGCCCAGACGCGGTTATTGAGCATGCGCGCGGCCACGTGGCCAGCACACACACTGCCATTACGGTTCCGGCACACCACGACAGTGCGTACCGATTCCTGGCAGATCGCCTACCGGCATGGTGGCAGGCACCGGTGCGTTGGGTCCTCAAAGTGGGGTTGAAGGTGCGGAGTGCGCTCATCCAGCGCAACGCCCATTAA
- a CDS encoding WhiB family transcriptional regulator, translating to MDDLFTAVEQEWQDQALCAQTDPEAFFPEKGGSTREAKRICKACPVRDECLEFALEHDERFGIWGGLSDRERRRLKRDMA from the coding sequence CTGGATGATCTTTTTACTGCCGTTGAGCAGGAGTGGCAGGATCAAGCGCTCTGCGCGCAGACTGACCCAGAAGCATTCTTCCCTGAGAAGGGTGGTTCGACCCGGGAGGCTAAGCGTATCTGCAAGGCGTGCCCTGTCCGTGATGAGTGTCTGGAGTTTGCCCTCGAGCATGATGAGCGCTTTGGTATTTGGGGTGGTCTTTCGGACCGCGAACGCCGCCGCCTGAAGAGGGATATGGCTTAG
- a CDS encoding DUF3499 domain-containing protein, translating to MSQFRRCSRPGCGRPAVATLTYTYAESTAIVGPLAPNAEPHSWDLCQEHAERITAPLGWEMLRVSNIDIDDDEELTALAEAVREAGRMPSGLVESADPNNQDDSALRPDSSRHPVHRSKRVAQARSARRAHLHVVPDIVEEDAGD from the coding sequence GTGAGTCAGTTTCGTCGTTGTTCTCGTCCAGGTTGCGGTCGCCCCGCGGTCGCAACATTGACCTACACGTATGCAGAATCCACCGCCATCGTGGGACCCCTAGCACCGAACGCGGAACCGCACAGTTGGGACCTGTGCCAAGAGCACGCTGAGCGCATCACTGCGCCACTCGGGTGGGAAATGCTGCGTGTAAGCAACATCGATATCGACGACGATGAAGAACTAACAGCCCTTGCCGAAGCCGTACGGGAAGCCGGACGCATGCCATCAGGTCTTGTGGAATCGGCTGACCCCAACAATCAAGATGATTCCGCCTTGCGCCCAGACAGCTCCCGGCACCCTGTGCATCGTTCGAAGCGTGTCGCACAAGCGCGTAGCGCCCGCCGCGCACACCTGCACGTGGTGCCCGACATCGTCGAAGAAGACGCGGGGGACTAA